In Candidatus Cloacimonadota bacterium, the following proteins share a genomic window:
- the fdhF gene encoding formate dehydrogenase subunit alpha, protein MTIYINGIACGAEPGQTVLQVAKDNGYYIPSLCYHPKTGPAGKCRVCIVSVEGMYGFQTSCNLPVKDGMKINIDTEELKEHQRLVVDLLLSSGKHDCLSCEQNGNCELQDAAYYLGIERPSFDLAPKTLDIDESSEMVYVDRSKCIQCGRCIEGCNNTVVNEVINFSERGFDTRIAFDDNLHLGESTCAQCGECVQLCPVGTLLDKNSIGKGRAWELEKVTTVCPYCGVGCQLELHIDRRRNKIIRVTGVEEAYVNKGMLCVKGRYGYDFVGDEARLTTPLIKNSEGNFQEATWDEAIALVAKRFKEIKEKHGLESIAGLASAKVTNEDNYVFQKFMRREIGNNNVDHCARLCHSSTVAGLAASFGSGAMTNDIADIRKADVILVTGSDTTAAHPVISARIKKAVRDAKTKLIVIDPKKIRLADYAEIYTAQRPGSDVAVLNGIMQIIIKNGWEDKDFIANRCENFDALKEEVMKDKYSPESVEKISGIPAQTLMDIAELFAKAPTASVFYSMGITQHTTGTDNVKTVANLQMLCGNLGIPGGGVNPLRGQCNVQGACDMGGLPNVYPAYQKVDDPKVKEKFEKLYNKPMSDKVGITVTEVTSAALDGRLKALYIMGENPFLSDPDQSHVIKALEKIDFLVVQDIFLTETAEFADVVLPAKSFAEKTGHFTNTERRVQRLNVAVKAPGQAKDDWEIIQLIANAMGSDWNYKSEKEITEEINLVAPSYAGITWDRIDLNGLQWPCPTTEHPGTPYLHKDKFARGLGLFHAIEFKEPAELPDDEYPLVMTTGRILEQFHTGTMTRKSPGLNALGKPSVMISVADAEKIGIKNSEMVQVKTRRGEIEIPAFVTKKIAQGTIYIPFHFAEAPANRLTINALDPIAKIPELKVCAAKVSKIKKK, encoded by the coding sequence ATGACAATTTACATCAATGGCATTGCTTGTGGAGCCGAACCGGGACAAACGGTTTTGCAAGTAGCCAAAGATAACGGATATTATATTCCATCACTCTGTTATCATCCTAAAACAGGCCCAGCAGGAAAATGTCGGGTTTGTATAGTATCGGTTGAAGGGATGTATGGGTTCCAGACATCCTGTAATCTACCTGTCAAAGATGGGATGAAGATAAATATTGATACCGAGGAACTTAAAGAACATCAGCGACTTGTTGTGGATCTCTTGTTATCATCAGGAAAACACGATTGTCTATCTTGTGAACAAAACGGTAATTGTGAATTACAAGATGCTGCTTATTACCTCGGGATCGAAAGACCTTCTTTTGACTTAGCGCCCAAAACTCTTGATATAGATGAAAGCAGTGAGATGGTTTATGTCGATCGCTCCAAATGCATTCAATGTGGAAGATGTATTGAAGGGTGTAATAACACTGTAGTTAATGAAGTTATAAATTTTTCCGAGCGTGGTTTCGATACAAGAATAGCTTTTGATGACAATCTGCACTTAGGAGAGTCAACCTGTGCTCAATGTGGTGAATGTGTCCAACTATGTCCCGTGGGCACTTTATTAGATAAGAACTCTATCGGAAAAGGAAGGGCTTGGGAACTGGAAAAGGTTACTACTGTTTGCCCATATTGTGGGGTTGGATGTCAATTAGAATTACATATTGATCGCCGAAGGAATAAAATCATTAGAGTGACTGGTGTTGAAGAAGCTTATGTCAACAAAGGAATGCTCTGTGTTAAAGGTCGTTACGGATATGATTTCGTAGGTGATGAAGCGAGATTAACAACACCACTCATTAAGAATAGTGAAGGGAACTTTCAGGAAGCAACATGGGATGAAGCCATTGCTCTTGTCGCAAAAAGATTCAAAGAGATCAAAGAAAAACATGGTCTCGAATCTATCGCTGGTTTAGCATCAGCAAAAGTGACCAATGAGGACAATTACGTCTTTCAGAAGTTCATGAGGAGGGAGATCGGCAACAACAATGTCGATCACTGTGCGCGGTTATGCCACTCCTCAACGGTGGCCGGTCTGGCTGCCTCGTTTGGAAGCGGAGCAATGACAAATGATATCGCTGATATCAGAAAAGCCGATGTAATTTTAGTTACAGGTTCAGATACTACTGCTGCTCATCCTGTTATTTCAGCACGCATAAAAAAAGCTGTTCGCGATGCAAAAACTAAATTGATCGTGATCGATCCTAAGAAAATCAGATTAGCTGATTATGCCGAAATTTATACTGCTCAAAGACCCGGTTCAGACGTAGCAGTACTCAATGGGATTATGCAAATTATCATCAAAAACGGCTGGGAAGATAAAGATTTTATAGCTAATCGCTGTGAGAATTTTGATGCTTTGAAAGAAGAAGTAATGAAAGATAAATACTCTCCTGAAAGTGTAGAAAAGATTTCAGGTATTCCGGCACAAACTCTGATGGACATTGCGGAATTGTTTGCCAAAGCTCCTACAGCAAGTGTTTTCTACTCAATGGGTATTACCCAACACACCACTGGTACTGATAATGTTAAAACTGTAGCTAACCTTCAGATGCTCTGTGGTAATCTCGGTATTCCCGGTGGTGGAGTTAATCCTCTCCGAGGACAGTGCAATGTTCAAGGAGCTTGCGATATGGGTGGATTACCTAATGTATATCCTGCTTATCAGAAAGTAGATGATCCTAAAGTTAAGGAGAAGTTTGAAAAGCTATATAACAAACCTATGTCTGATAAAGTAGGAATTACCGTTACAGAAGTAACATCAGCTGCTTTAGATGGACGATTAAAAGCACTCTATATCATGGGAGAAAATCCCTTCTTGAGTGACCCTGACCAATCACATGTTATTAAAGCACTGGAAAAGATCGATTTCTTAGTAGTGCAGGATATCTTCTTAACTGAAACTGCTGAGTTTGCTGATGTAGTATTACCAGCGAAGTCATTTGCCGAGAAGACAGGTCATTTCACCAACACTGAGAGAAGAGTTCAAAGATTGAATGTTGCAGTCAAAGCTCCGGGACAAGCAAAAGATGACTGGGAGATCATCCAACTAATTGCTAATGCTATGGGGTCAGATTGGAATTATAAATCTGAGAAAGAGATTACTGAGGAAATTAATCTGGTGGCTCCATCTTATGCTGGTATAACATGGGATCGTATCGATCTCAATGGTCTTCAATGGCCTTGCCCGACAACAGAGCATCCTGGAACCCCTTATCTGCATAAGGATAAATTTGCCCGTGGTTTGGGTCTTTTCCATGCCATCGAATTCAAAGAACCGGCTGAACTTCCTGATGATGAATATCCTTTAGTTATGACTACAGGTAGAATTCTGGAACAATTCCATACTGGAACAATGACCAGAAAATCTCCGGGTCTGAATGCTCTCGGTAAACCATCAGTCATGATCTCGGTTGCTGATGCTGAAAAAATTGGTATCAAGAACAGTGAAATGGTACAAGTAAAGACCAGAAGAGGAGAGATCGAAATTCCTGCTTTTGTTACGAAGAAAATTGCACAGGGAACTATCTATATACCCTTCCATTTTGCTGAAGCACCGGCCAATCGTTTGACAATAAACGCCCTTGATCCGATTGCCAAGATTCCTGAACTCAAGGTCTGTGCAGCAAAAGTATCGAAAATAAAGAAAAAGTAG